A stretch of the Macaca mulatta isolate MMU2019108-1 chromosome 16, T2T-MMU8v2.0, whole genome shotgun sequence genome encodes the following:
- the USH1G gene encoding pre-mRNA splicing regulator USH1G isoform X2 yields MNDQYHRAARDGYLELLKEATRKELNAPDEDGMTPTLWAAYHGHLESLRLIVSRGGDPDKCDIWGNTPLHLAASNGHLHCLSFLVSFGANIWCLDNDYHTPLDMAAMKGHMECVRYLDSIAAKQSSLNPKLVGKLKDKAFREAERRIRECAKLQRKHHERMERRYRRELAERSDTLSFSSLTSSTLSRRLQHLALGSHLPYSQATLHGTARGKTKMQKKLERRKQGGEGTFKVSEDGRKSARSLSGLQLGNDVMFVRQGTYANPKEWGRAPLRDMFLSDEDSVSRATLAAEPAHSEVSTDSGHDSLFTRPGLGTMVFRRNYLSSGLHGLGREDGGLDGMGAPRGRLQSSPSLDDDSLGSANSLQDRSCGEELPWDELDLGLDEDLEPETGPLETFLASLHMEDFAALLRQEKIDLEALMLCSDLDLRSISVPLGPRKKILGAVRRRRQAMERPPALEDTEL; encoded by the exons ATGAACGACCAGTACCACCGGGCAGCCCGGGATGGCTACCTGGAGCTCCTCAAGGAGGCCACCCGGAAGGAGCTGAATGCCCCCGATGAGGATGGCATGACCCCAACTCTCTGGGCTGCCTACCACGGCCACCTGGAGTCGCTGCGCCTCATTGTGAGCCGCGG GGGTGACCCGGACAAGTGTGACATCTGGGGCAACACACCCCTGCATCTGGCAGCTTCCAATGGCCACTTGCACTGCCTGTCCTTCCTGGTGTCCTTCGGGGCCAACATCTGGTGCCTAGACAACGACTACCACACGCCGCTGGACATGGCTGCCATGAAGGGCCACATGGAATGCGTGCGCTACCTGGACTCCATCGCGGCCAAGCAGAGCAGCCTCAACCCCAAGCTAGTGGGTAAGCTGAAGGACAAGGCCTTCCGCGAGGCGGAGCGGCGCATCCGCGAGTGCGCCAAGCTGCAGCGCAAGCACCACGAACGCATGGAGCGGCGCTACCGGCGCGAGCTGGCCGAGCGCTCCGACACCCTCAGTTTCTCCAGCCTCACGTCCAGCACCCTGAGCCGCCGGCTGCAGCACCTGGCGCTGGGCAGCCACCTGCCGTACTCGCAGGCCACGCTGCACGGCACGGCCAGGGGCAAGACCAAGATGCAGAAGAAGCTGGAGCGGCGCAAGCAGGGCGGCGAAGGCACTTTCAAAGTCTCCGAGGATGGGCGCAAGAGCGCCCGCTCGCTCTCGGGCCTGCAGCTGGGCAACGACGTGATGTTCGTGCGCCAGGGCACCTACGCCAATCCCAAGGAGTGGGGCCGAGCCCCGCTCCGGGACATGTTCCTCTCGGACGAGGACAGCGTCTCCCGTGCCACGCTGGCAGCCGAGCCTGCCCACTCGGAGGTCAGCACCGACTCAGGCCACGACTCCCTCTTTACCCGCCCCGGCCTGGGCACCATGGTGTTCCGCAGAAATTACTTGAGCAGTGGGCTGCACGGACTGGGCCGCGAGGATGGGGGGCTGGACGGGATGGGAGCGCCTCGGGGTCGGCTGCAGAGCTCCCCTAGCCTGGACGATGACAGCCTGGGCAGTGCCAACAGCCTGCAGGACCGCAGCTGTGGGGAGGAGCTGCCCTGGGACGAGCTGGACTTAGGCTTGGACGAGGACCTGGAGCCCGAGACCGGCCCGCTGGAGACCTTTCTGGCCTCTCTGCACATGGAGGACTTTGCCGCCCTCCTGCGGCAGGAGAAGATTGACCTCGAGGCTCTGATGCTATGTTCTGACCTCGACCTCCGCAGCATCAGCGTCCCCCTGGGGCCCCGAAAGAAGATCTTGGGGGCCGTGAGGAGGCGGCGGCAGGCGATGGAGCGCCCACCGGCCCTGGAGGACACAGAGCTGTGA
- the FADS6 gene encoding LOW QUALITY PROTEIN: fatty acid desaturase 6 (The sequence of the model RefSeq protein was modified relative to this genomic sequence to represent the inferred CDS: inserted 3 bases in 2 codons): MTIASETRCLGSHWQIGTPGVQPPTPKCFAEPHQTDAIVCTIFTAEHTTHGHIKMHHDYTVVGLGDSSTWRLPYLNRCVYTFLAPFLLPIATPLVAVERLRKVELRTALRTLALISLGLYSHYWLLLNMSGFKSPSSALGCTFLTSXLLAHPYHHVNIFQHIGXPMFSRDNKPRRIHMMSLRVLNLARVPVLDWAFGHSIISCHVEQHLFPRLSDNMCLKVKPVVFQFLHEKQLPYNEDSYLARFWLFLHCYEEFMVQAPPITELVGLQ, from the exons ATGACGATAGCCTCTGAGACTCGTTGCTTGGGCAGTCACTGGCAGATTGGCACTCCAGGGGTccagcctcccacccccaaaTGCTTTGCAGAGCCTCACCAAACAGACGCGATT GTGTGCACAATCTTCACTGCAGAGCACACCACGCATGGGCACATCAAGATGCACCATGACTACACCGTGGTGGGCCTGGGGGACTCCAGCACGTGGAGGCTGCCTTATCTCAACCGCTGTGTCTACACATTCCTtgctcctttcctcctccccatcGCCACTCCACTGGTGGCTGTCG AGCGGCTGAGGAAGGTGGAGCTCAGGACGGCCCTGCGGACGCTGGCCCTGATTTCCCTGGGCCTTTATTCTCACTACTGGCTGCTCCTGAACATGTCAGGCTTCAAGAGCCCCAGCTCGGCCCTGGGCTGCACGTTCCTCACCAG CCTGTTGGCCCACCCCTACCACCACGTCAACATCTTCCAG CACATTG TGCCCATGTTCTCCCGGGACAACAAGCCCCGCCGGATACACATGATGAGCCTGAGGGTGCTTAACCTGGCCCGGGTGCCTGTGCTGGACTGGGCGTTTGGCCACTCGATCATCAGCTGCCACGTGGAACAGCACCTCTTCCCCAGGCTCTCTGATAACATGTGCCTGAAG GTGAAGCCCGTGGTGTTCCAGTTCCTCCATGAGAAGCAGCTACCGTACAACGAGGACTCGTACCTGGCTCGCTTCTGGCTCTTTCTCCATTGCTATGAGGAATTCATGGTGCAGGCCCCACCTATCACTGAGCTCGTGGGGCTGCAATGA
- the USH1G gene encoding pre-mRNA splicing regulator USH1G isoform X1, which translates to MNDQYHRAARDGYLELLKEATRKELNAPDEDGMTPTLWAAYHGHLESLRLIVSRGGDPDKCDIWGNTPLHLAASNGHLHCLSFLVSFGANIWCLDNDYHTPLDMAAMKGHMECVRYLDSIAAKQSSLNPKLVGKLKDKAFREAERRIRECAKLQRKHHERMERRYRRELAERSDTLSFSSLTSSTLSRRLQHLALGSHLPYSQATLHGTARGKTKMQKKLERRKQGGEGTFKVSEDGRKSARSLSGLQLGNDVMFVRQGTYANPKEWGRAPLRDMFLSDEDSVSRATLAAEPAHSEVSTDSGHDSLFTRPGLGTMVFRRNYLSSGLHGLGREDGGLDGMGAPRGRLQSSPSLDDDSLGSANSLQDRSCGEELPWDELDLGLDEDLEPETGPLETFLASLHMEDFAALLRQEKIDLEALMLCSDLDLRSISVPLGPRKKILGAVRRRRQAMERPPALEDTEL; encoded by the exons ATGAACGACCAGTACCACCGGGCAGCCCGGGATGGCTACCTGGAGCTCCTCAAGGAGGCCACCCGGAAGGAGCTGAATGCCCCCGATGAGGATGGCATGACCCCAACTCTCTGGGCTGCCTACCACGGCCACCTGGAGTCGCTGCGCCTCATTGTGAGCCGCGG GGGTGACCCGGACAAGTGTGACATCTGGGGCAACACACCCCTGCATCTGGCAGCTTCCAATGGCCACTTGCACTGCCTGTCCTTCCTGGTGTCCTTCGGGGCCAACATCTGGTGCCTAGACAACGACTACCACACGCCGCTGGACATGGCTGCCATGAAGGGCCACATGGAATGCGTGCGCTACCTGGACTCCATCGCGGCCAAGCAGAGCAGCCTCAACCCCAAGCTAGTGGGTAAGCTGAAGGACAAGGCCTTCCGCGAGGCGGAGCGGCGCATCCGCGAGTGCGCCAAGCTGCAGCGCAAGCACCACGAACGCATGGAGCGGCGCTACCGGCGCGAGCTGGCCGAGCGCTCCGACACCCTCAGTTTCTCCAGCCTCACGTCCAGCACCCTGAGCCGCCGGCTGCAGCACCTGGCGCTGGGCAGCCACCTGCCGTACTCGCAGGCCACGCTGCACGGCACGGCCAGGGGCAAGACCAAGATGCAGAAGAAGCTGGAGCGGCGCAAGCAGGGCGGCGAAGGCACTTTCAAAGTCTCCGAGGATGGGCGCAAGAGCGCCCGCTCGCTCTCGGGCCTGCAGCTGGGCAACGACGTGATGTTCGTGCGCCAGGGCACCTACGCCAATCCCAAGGAGTGGGGCCGAGCCCCGCTCCGGGACATGTTCCTCTCGGACGAGGACAGCGTCTCCCGTGCCACGCTGGCAGCCGAGCCTGCCCACTCGGAGGTCAGCACCGACTCAGGCCACGACTCCCTCTTTACCCGCCCCGGCCTGGGCACCATGGTGTTCCGCAGAAATTACTTGAGCAGTGGGCTGCACGGACTGGGCCGCGAGGATGGGGGGCTGGACGGGATGGGAGCGCCTCGGGGTCGGCTGCAGAGCTCCCCTAGCCTGGACGATGACAGCCTGGGCAGTGCCAACAGCCTGCAGGACCGCAGCTGTGGGGAGGAGCTGCCCTGGGACGAGCTGGACTTAGGCTTGGACGAGGACCTGGAGCCCGAGACCGGCCCGCTGGAGACCTTTCTGGCCTCTCTGCACATGGAGGACTTTGCCGCCCTCCTGCGGCAGGAGAAGATTGACCTCGAGGCTCTGATGCTATGTTCTGACCTCGACCTCCGCAGCATCAGCGTCCCCCTGGGGCCCCGAAAGAAGATCTTGGGGGCCGTGAGGAGGCGGCGGCAGGCGATGGAGCGCCCACCGGCCCTGGAGGACACAGAGCT ATAA
- the OTOP2 gene encoding proton channel OTOP2 — protein MSEELAPGPKESPPAPRAGPREVWKKGGRLLSVLLAANVLLLACTLISGGAFNKVAVYDTDVFALLTTMMLLAMLWILFYLLRTVRCPCAVPYRDAHAGPIWLRGGLVLFGICTLIMDIFKTGYYSSFFECQSAIKILHPVIQAVFVIIQTYFLWVSAKDCVHVHLNLTRCGLMFTLTTNLAIWMAAVVDESVHQSHSYSSSHSNTSHAHLASDQRAGNPVGGDSCLCSTAVCQIFQQGYFYLYPFNIEYSLFASTMLYVMWKNVGRFLASAPGHSHTPSPLSLFRETFFAGPVLGLLLFVVGLAVFIIYEVQVGGGGGRTRQALVIYYSFNIVCLGLTTLVSLSGSIIYRFDRRAMDHHKNPTRTLDVALLMGAALGQYAISYYSIVAVVAGTPQDLLAGLDLTHALLMIAQHTFQNIFIIESLHRGPPGAEPHSTPTKEPCQNLTFTNLDAFHTLPACPPTPRLVSPSPADQREAVAIISAPRSQWRRRCLRDISLFLLLCNVILWIMPAFGARPHFSNTVEVDFYGYSLWAAIVNICLPFGIFYRMHAVSSLLEVYVLS, from the exons ATGTCCGAGGAGCTGGCCCCGGGCCCCAAGGAGAGCCCCCCGGCGCCGCGGGCGGGCCCCAGGGAGGTGTGGAAGAAGGGCGGCCGCCTGCTGTCCGTGCTGCTGGCCGCGAACGTGCTGCTCCTCGCCTGCACGCTCATCAGCGGCGGAGCCTTCAACAAGGTGGCCGTGTACGACACCGACGTGTTCGCGCTGCTCACTACGATGATGCTGCTGGCAATGCTCTGGATCCTCTTCTACCTCCTCCGAACCGTGCGCTGCCCCTGCGCGGTACCCTACCGGGACGCGCACGCTGGCCCCATCTGGCTCCGAG GTGGACTGGTGCTGTTTGGTATCTGCACCCTCATCATGGATATCTTCAAGACCGGCTACTACTCCAGTTTCTTTGAGTGCCAGTCAGCCATAAAGATCCTgcaccctgtcatccaggctgtgtTTGTCATCATCCAG ACCTACTTCCTCTGGGTCTCCGCTAAAGACTGCGTTCACGTCCACCTGAATCTGACCCG GTGTGGTCTCATGTTCACACTCACCACCAACCTGGCCATCTGGATGGCGGCTGTGGTGGATGAATCTGTGCACCAATCCCACTCCTACAGCAGTTCTCACAGCAACACCAGCCATGCCCATCTCGCCTCTGACC AGCGTGCGGGCAACCCAGTCGGAGGAGACTCCTGCCTCTGCAGCACGGCTGTCTGCCAGATCTTCCAGCAGGGGTACTTCTACCTCTATCCCTTCAACATCGAGTACAGCCTCTTCGCCTCCACCATGCTGTACGTCATGTGGAAGAATGTGGGCAGATTCCTGGCCTCCGCCCCTGGCCACAGCCACACCCCATCCCCTCTCAGCCTCTTCCGGGAGACCTTTTTTGCTGGCCCGGTTCTGGGCCTGCTGCTCTTTGTGGTAGGACTGGCTGTCTTCATCATCTATGAGGTTCAagtgggcgggggcgggggccgCACCCGGCAGGCCCTGGTCATCTACTACAGCTTCAACATTGTCTGCTTGGGACTTACGACCTTGGTCAGCCTGAGTGGCTCCATCATCTACCGTTTTGACCGCCGGGCCATGGACCACCATAAGAACCCCACGCGCACCCTGGACGTGGCCCTGCTGATGGGTGCCGCCCTGGGTCAGTACGCCATCTCCTACTACTCCATCgtggccgtggtggcgggcacacCCCAGGACCTGCTGGCAGGGCTCGACCTCACCCATGCGCTGCTCATGATTGCCCAGCACACCTTCCAGAACATATTTATCATCGAGAGCCTTCACCGAGGACCGCCCGGGGCTGAGCCTCACAGTACCCCCACCAAGGAACCTTGCCAAAACCTCACCTTCACCAACCTGGATGCCTTCCACACCTTGCCTGcctgcccacccacccccaggCTGGTTAGCCCCAGCCCCGCAGACCAGCGAGAAGCAGTGGCCATCATCTCAGCCCCCAGAAGCCAATGGAGACGCCGGTGCCTAAGAGACATTTCTCTGTTTCTCCTGCTCTGCAATGTCATC